The following are from one region of the Candidatus Hydrothermales bacterium genome:
- a CDS encoding electron transfer flavoprotein subunit alpha/FixB family protein, protein MIGIYLETKDGKVKKHSLELITFALKNYSSEIFAFALGEEIEKEEVFRYGADYLYLISPSEKVESEDGIINSLFEFLKDKNFNVLIFPASNTGRIIAAGVSALLDLPLIQDIIEVKEENGKKIFKRPIFAGKAYVWEVVNSEKYSISLRSNIVNPIENPKSGKFEKIVVKSVERLKIKETREKGEEEIDVTEAEIIVSGGRGVGGPEGFKPLRELAKILGGAVGASRAAVDAGWIDHSHQVGQTGKTVSPNLYIACGISGALQHLAGMRTSKVIVAINKDPNAPIFQIADYGIVGDLFQVVPALTEEIKKLKA, encoded by the coding sequence ATGATAGGAATCTATCTTGAAACAAAGGATGGAAAGGTAAAAAAACACTCGTTAGAATTAATAACTTTTGCCCTAAAGAACTATAGTTCTGAGATATTTGCCTTTGCCCTGGGTGAAGAAATAGAAAAAGAAGAAGTTTTCAGGTACGGAGCAGATTATCTTTATCTTATTTCACCCTCAGAAAAAGTAGAATCTGAAGATGGAATTATAAATTCTCTCTTTGAGTTTTTAAAAGATAAAAACTTTAACGTTTTAATCTTTCCTGCTTCAAACACTGGAAGAATAATTGCAGCTGGTGTTTCAGCGCTACTTGATTTACCCTTAATCCAAGATATCATCGAAGTAAAAGAAGAAAATGGTAAAAAAATCTTTAAGAGACCAATTTTTGCTGGAAAGGCCTATGTCTGGGAAGTGGTTAACTCCGAAAAATACTCCATTTCCCTAAGATCAAACATAGTAAATCCCATTGAAAATCCAAAAAGTGGTAAATTTGAAAAAATAGTAGTAAAGAGTGTTGAGAGATTAAAAATAAAGGAAACAAGGGAAAAAGGTGAGGAAGAAATAGATGTAACAGAGGCAGAGATAATTGTATCAGGTGGAAGAGGTGTTGGTGGACCCGAAGGTTTTAAACCCCTAAGAGAATTAGCAAAAATTCTTGGGGGAGCAGTAGGAGCGTCAAGAGCTGCAGTTGATGCAGGTTGGATAGACCATTCACACCAGGTGGGTCAAACGGGAAAAACTGTTTCTCCAAACTTATACATTGCATGTGGAATTTCTGGAGCTTTACAACATCTTGCAGGGATGAGAACAAGTAAAGTGATCGTTGCAATTAATAAGGATCCAAATGCCCCGATTTTCCAAATAGCAGACTATGGAATTGTTGGTGATCTCTTTCAAGTTGTTCCTGCACTAACAGAAGAAATTAAAAAATTAAAAGCATGA
- a CDS encoding S8 family serine peptidase, with protein MKIYLFLIFGIIKIEKIEQSPPLPPYVENQILIKLRENVDVEKFFEKRKLKVIRKSRYGNFYTIFTEEDVNNLIERLKTEREVLYVQPNVRWYVLEYEPKWIPNDPYLSYQWHFPKIRLFEAWDIEQGGKEEIVVGVLDTGCAYEDYPVPPYEKDEVHPSCTTYKRAPDFNFANFIPGYDFVHNDLHPNDDHGHGTFVSATIIESTNNGIGVAGIAFNVTLMPIKVINSIGWGSTDWVTDGLYYAVEHGCKVINMSIASAQDPGPIFYEAIRYAHSKGVIMVAGAGNNSANQPTFPAAYIEVIGVGATNSADSLTFYSNYGDTIDVVAPGGDLIDRDYNGFPDLVVQQTIGMRAIGFSKPKPDTFFYVGMGGTSMATPHVTGVIALMLSYGIPSKNVRKIIRTFSKDLGSPGYDTLYGFGRIDALACLGGNDTIGPFISGTTVWSDTSFPGPFPTWSTIRDLFGVKKKILYYKFNTQPWDSIYACDSMLNRFLFLIPQVNGPTFIRYYIKAKDIPGNISYDPEGAPTITYGFFVNVTEIREKSEIEKPKISLYFNPAGRKIEKGIKKRRIYFIREGTKVKKLITF; from the coding sequence ATGAAAATATACCTTTTTTTAATTTTTGGTATTATTAAGATCGAAAAAATAGAACAGAGTCCTCCTCTTCCACCCTATGTAGAGAATCAAATACTTATCAAATTAAGAGAGAACGTAGATGTAGAAAAGTTTTTTGAAAAGAGGAAACTAAAAGTTATAAGAAAAAGTAGATACGGAAACTTTTATACTATTTTTACCGAGGAGGACGTTAACAATTTAATAGAAAGACTGAAAACTGAGAGGGAAGTTCTTTATGTTCAACCAAACGTAAGATGGTATGTACTGGAGTATGAACCAAAATGGATACCAAATGATCCTTACCTATCCTACCAGTGGCATTTCCCCAAAATAAGGCTCTTTGAAGCTTGGGATATTGAACAGGGGGGAAAGGAAGAGATAGTGGTTGGAGTTTTAGATACAGGTTGTGCCTATGAAGACTATCCCGTACCTCCGTACGAAAAAGACGAAGTACATCCCTCTTGCACTACGTATAAAAGAGCACCAGATTTTAACTTTGCGAACTTTATTCCGGGCTATGATTTTGTCCATAACGATTTACATCCTAATGATGATCACGGACATGGAACATTTGTATCTGCAACAATTATTGAGAGCACAAATAACGGCATAGGAGTTGCTGGAATTGCTTTTAACGTAACATTAATGCCTATAAAAGTTATAAACAGTATAGGGTGGGGATCAACTGATTGGGTAACTGATGGTCTTTACTATGCGGTAGAGCATGGATGTAAGGTTATAAATATGAGTATTGCTTCAGCACAAGATCCAGGACCAATATTCTATGAAGCAATTCGATACGCACACTCAAAGGGAGTAATAATGGTAGCAGGCGCAGGAAATAATAGTGCCAATCAACCTACTTTTCCAGCAGCTTATATCGAGGTAATAGGAGTTGGAGCTACAAATTCAGCAGACTCACTTACTTTTTACTCAAACTACGGAGATACCATTGATGTTGTAGCACCTGGTGGAGATTTAATAGATAGAGATTATAATGGCTTCCCAGATCTTGTAGTTCAACAAACAATAGGTATGAGAGCAATAGGATTTTCAAAGCCAAAACCTGATACTTTCTTTTATGTTGGAATGGGTGGCACCTCTATGGCAACTCCTCATGTAACAGGGGTAATAGCACTTATGCTTTCTTATGGAATACCCTCAAAAAATGTTAGAAAGATAATTAGAACATTTTCAAAAGACTTAGGTTCACCAGGTTATGATACTCTTTATGGATTTGGTAGAATAGACGCTTTAGCCTGCTTAGGTGGAAACGATACTATAGGTCCTTTTATATCAGGCACAACAGTTTGGTCAGATACAAGCTTTCCTGGGCCTTTTCCTACGTGGTCCACAATAAGAGATTTATTTGGTGTAAAGAAAAAGATTTTATACTATAAGTTCAACACACAGCCTTGGGATTCAATTTATGCCTGTGACTCTATGTTAAATAGGTTTTTATTTTTAATCCCTCAAGTCAATGGGCCAACTTTTATAAGATATTATATTAAGGCTAAAGATATACCTGGAAATATAAGTTACGATCCTGAGGGGGCACCTACGATTACTTATGGCTTTTTCGTTAATGTAACAGAAATTAGGGAGAAATCTGAAATTGAAAAACCAAAAATTTCTCTTTATTTTAATCCTGCAGGAAGAAAAATTGAAAAAGGGATTAAGAAAAGAAGAATATATTTTATAAGAGAAGGAACAAAAGTAAAAAAATTAATTACCTTTTAA
- a CDS encoding AAA family ATPase — translation MKFKVIFKVENMKIEKLTESAREAIYKAQSILMDLNHTQLDVEHLFYGLLDTENSPVPDILNKLGISPHIVKERLKRALEKLPQIEKGSLPINQIYITPRLNDVFKIAEEEAKRMGDDYIASEHLFLGIVERKDGDAGKILRDYQIDKEKVYRALYEIRGSQRVLDPQAESKYRALEKFTIDLTNLAKNEKLDPTIGREEEIEKVILVLLRKTKNNPCLIGEPGVGKTAIVNGLAYKIVKREVPDPLKDKKILQLDMGALLAGTKFRGEFEERLKAVIDEVKKRKGEIILFIDEIHTIVGAGAAEGAIDAANLLKPSLASGEIRVIGATTLDEYREKIEKDGALERRFQPIFVSEPTVEATVEILKGLRPRYEEHHKVKISDEAIEASAKLSARYIQGRKLPDKAIDLLDEACAYTKMKLSEMPEDIKSLKEEIERLEKEGETKAKYGDYEGAKIIKEKLDRYLKIYEEKKREYQEKYKFDDIVDKNDIAKIVEKITGIPATELVEEEAQRLLRMEDELKARVIGQEEAVKSISEAIKRSRAGLSVKNRPIGVFLFLGPTGVGKTHLARELARFLFKDPDALLRIDMSEFMEKHSVSKLIGAPPGYVGYEKGGRLTEAVRRRPYQVILLDEIEKADLEVLNLLLQVFDAGRLTDSHGRTVDFKNTIFIMTSNLGSDLLLDDTLDFESKKIRVLNLVRRTLPPEFINRIDEIIIFKTLSREDLKKIVDLELEPLKEALKEKGIDLIFEDSAKEVIISVGYDPSFGARPLKRAISKYVENEIANFIIEGKLREKGKIVVKGEKGKLNFDII, via the coding sequence ATGAAATTTAAAGTTATTTTTAAAGTTGAAAATATGAAAATAGAAAAACTAACTGAAAGTGCAAGGGAGGCAATATATAAGGCACAAAGTATTCTTATGGATCTAAATCATACACAATTAGATGTAGAACACCTTTTTTATGGCCTTTTAGATACTGAAAACTCACCTGTACCTGACATTTTGAATAAATTAGGCATCTCCCCACATATTGTAAAAGAAAGACTGAAAAGAGCCTTAGAAAAATTACCACAGATTGAAAAGGGAAGTCTTCCAATTAACCAGATCTATATTACTCCTAGGCTAAATGATGTATTTAAAATAGCTGAAGAAGAGGCAAAAAGAATGGGTGACGACTATATAGCCTCCGAACACCTCTTCTTGGGAATAGTCGAAAGAAAAGATGGGGATGCCGGTAAAATTTTGAGGGATTATCAAATAGATAAGGAAAAAGTTTATAGAGCTTTATACGAAATAAGAGGTTCACAGAGGGTTCTCGATCCACAGGCTGAAAGTAAATATAGGGCCTTGGAAAAATTTACTATAGATTTAACCAATTTAGCAAAAAATGAAAAACTTGATCCTACGATAGGTAGGGAAGAAGAAATAGAGAAGGTGATCCTTGTATTACTAAGAAAAACAAAAAATAACCCCTGTTTAATAGGAGAGCCAGGAGTTGGTAAAACAGCTATAGTGAATGGTCTTGCTTATAAGATTGTAAAAAGGGAGGTTCCGGATCCACTAAAAGACAAAAAAATTTTGCAACTTGACATGGGAGCCTTACTTGCCGGTACAAAGTTCAGGGGGGAATTCGAAGAAAGACTCAAGGCGGTGATTGATGAAGTTAAAAAGAGAAAGGGAGAAATAATACTTTTTATAGATGAAATTCATACTATAGTTGGAGCAGGCGCGGCAGAGGGTGCTATAGATGCTGCTAATCTCTTAAAACCATCACTTGCATCAGGAGAAATAAGAGTTATAGGTGCCACAACCCTTGATGAGTATAGGGAAAAGATTGAAAAAGACGGAGCACTAGAGAGAAGATTTCAACCTATATTTGTAAGTGAACCTACTGTTGAAGCAACAGTTGAAATATTAAAGGGACTAAGACCAAGATACGAAGAGCATCATAAGGTAAAAATCTCAGATGAGGCTATAGAGGCTTCTGCTAAACTATCAGCAAGGTATATCCAAGGTAGAAAGCTACCCGACAAAGCAATTGATCTACTTGATGAAGCTTGTGCATACACAAAAATGAAACTATCTGAAATGCCTGAAGATATAAAGTCTTTGAAAGAAGAGATAGAAAGATTAGAAAAAGAAGGCGAAACAAAAGCAAAGTACGGTGACTATGAGGGTGCAAAAATAATAAAGGAGAAACTTGACAGGTATTTAAAAATTTATGAAGAAAAAAAGAGAGAGTATCAGGAAAAATACAAATTTGATGATATAGTAGATAAAAATGATATAGCGAAGATAGTTGAAAAAATTACTGGAATACCGGCTACTGAACTGGTTGAAGAGGAGGCGCAGAGACTACTAAGGATGGAGGATGAGTTAAAGGCGAGAGTTATCGGTCAAGAAGAAGCAGTTAAATCTATATCAGAGGCAATAAAAAGGTCAAGAGCAGGTCTTTCTGTTAAAAATCGACCAATAGGTGTTTTTTTGTTCCTGGGTCCAACCGGAGTTGGTAAAACTCATTTAGCGAGAGAACTTGCCCGTTTCCTCTTCAAAGATCCTGATGCTCTTTTAAGAATAGATATGTCTGAATTTATGGAGAAACACTCAGTATCTAAGTTGATTGGGGCTCCACCTGGATATGTGGGATATGAAAAGGGGGGAAGATTAACTGAGGCAGTAAGGAGAAGGCCGTATCAAGTTATTTTGCTTGATGAGATAGAAAAGGCAGATCTTGAAGTTTTAAACCTTCTACTTCAGGTCTTTGATGCTGGGAGATTGACGGATTCTCACGGACGTACAGTAGATTTTAAAAATACGATCTTTATAATGACGAGTAATTTAGGTTCAGATCTATTACTTGATGATACCTTAGATTTTGAGAGTAAAAAAATAAGAGTTTTAAATCTTGTTAGAAGAACTTTACCGCCTGAATTTATAAACAGAATAGATGAAATAATAATTTTTAAAACTCTTTCAAGGGAAGATCTCAAGAAAATAGTTGATCTTGAGCTTGAGCCTTTGAAAGAAGCGTTAAAAGAAAAAGGGATAGATCTTATATTTGAGGACTCGGCAAAAGAAGTTATTATATCGGTAGGCTATGATCCAAGTTTTGGGGCAAGACCCCTAAAGAGAGCGATATCAAAATATGTGGAAAATGAAATAGCAAATTTTATCATAGAGGGTAAATTAAGGGAAAAAGGTAAAATAGTTGTTAAGGGAGAAAAGGGTAAGCTTAATTTTGATATTATTTAA
- a CDS encoding sulfide-dependent adenosine diphosphate thiazole synthase: MFEKVSEKDVSRAITVSFLRMFESVIESDVIVVGAGPAGLTAARELAKEGLNVLVIERNNYLGGGFWIGGFFMNKVTFRAPSQEYLREIGVRFEEASPGLYVTDGAQACSKLIAAASDAGVKFLQLTKFEDVVIREENGSARVAGVVVNWSPIEGLPRQITCVDPIALESKFVIDASGHDAFVVKALEQRGYIKVKGVGAMWVEASEDAIVEYTGEAFPGLIVAGMAVAETFGLPRMGPTFGAMLLSGKRAAEIIIEKLKTYVKV, encoded by the coding sequence ATGTTTGAAAAGGTCTCAGAGAAAGATGTTTCGAGGGCTATTACAGTTTCATTTTTAAGGATGTTTGAGAGTGTGATAGAAAGTGATGTAATAGTAGTGGGAGCAGGACCAGCAGGTTTAACTGCTGCGAGGGAGTTAGCTAAAGAGGGTTTAAATGTTCTTGTGATAGAAAGAAATAACTATTTGGGGGGAGGGTTTTGGATTGGTGGTTTCTTTATGAATAAGGTAACTTTTAGGGCACCGTCTCAGGAGTACCTAAGAGAAATTGGAGTTAGATTTGAAGAGGCAAGTCCTGGTTTATATGTGACTGATGGAGCTCAAGCTTGTTCAAAACTTATTGCTGCAGCCAGTGATGCTGGAGTTAAATTCTTACAGCTTACAAAGTTTGAAGATGTAGTAATAAGAGAGGAAAATGGGAGTGCAAGAGTTGCAGGTGTTGTTGTAAATTGGTCACCAATAGAAGGCCTTCCAAGACAAATAACTTGTGTTGATCCTATAGCTCTTGAATCTAAATTCGTTATAGATGCATCTGGTCATGATGCTTTTGTGGTAAAGGCTCTTGAGCAAAGGGGTTATATTAAAGTAAAGGGTGTAGGGGCTATGTGGGTTGAGGCTTCAGAGGATGCTATAGTGGAATACACAGGTGAAGCTTTCCCTGGACTTATAGTAGCTGGGATGGCAGTTGCTGAAACCTTTGGTTTACCAAGAATGGGACCAACTTTTGGCGCTATGCTTTTATCTGGAAAAAGAGCTGCTGAAATTATTATTGAAAAACTTAAGACTTACGTGAAAGTTTAA
- a CDS encoding DUF6775 family putative metallopeptidase — MKRKIYIYKVNYESVNYSEIKDFFENEGFSVSLEEDPLLRLDREKLNDIAVFFAKSRILNAFKRELNENPLNVEIEYEKRNLVTPNRKKGIIYDGLRLIEVYRNFIPKELRNIETFAHFFLTDQLISTFSDRWHLRVIIFSFPVLISIPGIIYAPAKDRDYYISSSLGYLPVHKDYYLTEKDRRITKIICAYIIQGMFFYKSIIEKSEFKFCDNKRCLMYNSHYQKEVIEAQFNLNFCDKHKSEWKKIVA; from the coding sequence TTGAAAAGAAAAATTTACATCTACAAAGTGAATTATGAAAGTGTTAATTACAGTGAAATAAAAGATTTTTTTGAGAATGAGGGTTTTTCTGTTTCATTAGAGGAAGATCCACTTTTAAGGCTTGATCGTGAAAAGTTAAATGATATAGCGGTTTTTTTTGCGAAATCGAGAATTTTAAATGCCTTTAAAAGGGAGCTTAATGAAAATCCCTTAAATGTAGAGATTGAGTATGAGAAGAGAAATTTAGTTACTCCTAATAGAAAAAAGGGTATTATATATGATGGGCTTAGACTTATAGAAGTTTATAGAAATTTCATTCCGAAAGAATTAAGAAATATAGAAACTTTTGCGCACTTTTTTTTAACAGATCAACTTATTTCTACGTTTTCTGACAGGTGGCATTTAAGAGTAATCATTTTTTCTTTTCCTGTTTTAATATCTATTCCTGGAATTATTTACGCTCCTGCTAAGGATAGAGACTATTACATTTCAAGTAGTTTAGGATATCTACCGGTTCATAAAGATTATTATTTAACTGAAAAAGATAGAAGAATTACAAAAATTATCTGTGCCTACATTATTCAGGGGATGTTTTTTTATAAATCAATCATAGAAAAAAGTGAATTTAAGTTCTGTGATAACAAGAGATGTCTTATGTATAACAGTCATTATCAAAAAGAAGTAATAGAGGCTCAATTTAACCTAAATTTTTGCGATAAACATAAAAGTGAGTGGAAAAAAATAGTTGCTTAA
- a CDS encoding glycine--tRNA ligase subunit alpha: MYFQDLIESLNNFWKKKGCLIFTPYNSEVGAGTFNPATFLKCLGKKEWKCAYFEPTRRPKDGRYGENPNRVLQYFQYQVVLKPPPENVQEIYLDSLRSLGINVEDHDVRFVEDDWESETLGAWGIGWEVWLDGLEITQFTYFQQIGGIDLDPITCEITYGLERIAMFLQNKRSIFEVEWNENYKWGDIYKQNEKEFSEYYYHLADPLLWRNFFEELYRETERLIEKELIFPAYDCVIKVSHAFNILDARGVISPAERQVMIQRIRRLSHLVAKKYIEIYG; encoded by the coding sequence ATGTATTTTCAGGATTTAATTGAGAGTTTGAATAATTTTTGGAAAAAGAAAGGATGTTTAATTTTTACTCCCTATAACTCTGAAGTCGGAGCGGGCACCTTTAATCCGGCTACTTTTTTAAAGTGTCTCGGAAAAAAAGAGTGGAAATGTGCATATTTTGAACCAACAAGAAGACCTAAAGACGGAAGATACGGTGAAAATCCAAATAGAGTCTTACAATACTTTCAATATCAGGTTGTTTTAAAACCTCCCCCTGAAAATGTTCAAGAAATATACCTTGATTCACTTAGAAGTTTAGGTATAAATGTTGAAGATCACGATGTTCGATTTGTAGAGGATGATTGGGAGTCAGAAACTTTAGGAGCATGGGGTATCGGTTGGGAAGTATGGCTTGATGGACTTGAAATAACTCAATTTACCTACTTTCAACAAATAGGTGGAATTGACCTTGATCCTATAACCTGTGAGATAACTTATGGACTTGAAAGAATTGCCATGTTTCTTCAAAACAAAAGGTCAATATTTGAAGTGGAGTGGAATGAAAATTATAAGTGGGGAGATATTTATAAGCAGAATGAGAAAGAGTTTTCTGAGTATTACTATCACTTAGCAGATCCCCTCTTATGGAGAAATTTCTTTGAAGAATTGTATAGGGAGACGGAAAGATTAATCGAGAAAGAACTGATTTTCCCTGCCTATGATTGTGTGATTAAGGTGTCCCATGCTTTTAATATCTTAGATGCAAGAGGGGTAATTTCCCCTGCTGAGAGACAAGTTATGATACAGAGGATAAGAAGACTAAGTCATCTAGTTGCAAAAAAGTATATAGAAATTTATGGCTAA
- the glyS gene encoding glycine--tRNA ligase subunit beta, with protein sequence MAKYLLEIGTEELPPLEVRSSSLKLKEEFENLFNENKIGYEKVLTFATPRRLTILVENLDEKQREYEEEIKGPPYHLSFNKEGEKTEILKKFLESWGASPDTLYIKEEQGKKYVFLKIKRGGRSTREIIKENILDILKRTPFTKRMRWGIENLTFARPIRWILSLWNNEILELPLPIRVSNKTRPNRLFSNKEIEITSIDEYEEALKNNGVIPDFEERKNKITEKIYKIADKLNAEPILTEEHIEELTGLVEYPGVILCDFPSHFLEIPKEIIFTAMRSHQRYIPLVSKNKEVLPYFIAVINNKEEKADKIKKGLIDVLIARLEDAIFYIKKDNEIPLEERTDYLKGVVWIKDLGSIYEKNSRVKEITNFFVKNSNLNLSQEREFINKIIDLIRTDLTTEMVRDGKEFTELEGIIASEYARIQRKDEKIVKILREYRLPKTHGDELPQTTEGILISISDKIDTIISLLANGYKIKGSKDPLGLKRTLYSTFYLIIEKDIRFDLEKLIELVINLLRKQNIRINVKAQEIEKEILRRFENYLEELKGIRYDFVDATIESETKNLYLIYKKALVLQEYFQKEKEMFEKIIIGQKRAYNIIRDQKLSGEIREDLFEKIEEKVLFEKVKEIEPIFLIHMEKENFEEALKELLKLREPIDRFFDNVFVMTENIELRENRLNLLKRVWEIFRKYGDLSKVVV encoded by the coding sequence ATGGCTAAATATTTACTTGAAATTGGTACAGAGGAGCTTCCGCCACTTGAAGTTAGAAGTTCTTCTTTGAAACTTAAAGAAGAGTTTGAAAATTTATTTAATGAGAACAAGATCGGTTATGAGAAAGTGCTCACCTTTGCTACACCAAGAAGGCTTACTATACTGGTAGAGAATCTTGATGAAAAGCAAAGAGAGTATGAGGAGGAAATAAAGGGGCCGCCCTATCATCTTTCTTTTAATAAAGAGGGAGAAAAAACAGAAATTTTAAAAAAATTTTTAGAGAGTTGGGGGGCTTCACCTGATACACTTTATATAAAAGAAGAACAGGGGAAAAAGTATGTTTTCTTGAAGATAAAAAGAGGGGGCAGGAGCACAAGAGAAATAATAAAAGAAAATATTCTGGACATTTTAAAAAGGACACCATTTACTAAAAGGATGAGATGGGGTATAGAAAATTTGACATTCGCAAGACCTATCAGATGGATTTTGTCTCTTTGGAATAATGAAATTCTTGAACTTCCCTTACCTATTAGAGTTTCAAATAAAACAAGACCCAATAGACTTTTTAGTAATAAAGAAATTGAAATCACCTCCATAGATGAATACGAAGAGGCACTAAAAAATAACGGGGTTATACCTGATTTTGAGGAAAGAAAAAATAAAATTACAGAAAAAATTTATAAAATTGCTGATAAGCTAAATGCTGAGCCTATTTTAACTGAAGAACACATTGAAGAACTTACAGGTCTTGTTGAATATCCAGGTGTTATCCTCTGTGATTTTCCCTCTCACTTTCTTGAAATACCAAAAGAAATAATATTTACTGCTATGAGATCTCACCAGAGATATATACCTCTTGTTTCAAAAAATAAGGAAGTGTTGCCTTATTTCATAGCTGTAATAAACAACAAAGAGGAAAAAGCTGATAAAATAAAAAAGGGCCTTATTGATGTCTTGATAGCAAGACTTGAAGATGCGATATTTTACATTAAAAAAGATAATGAAATTCCACTTGAAGAAAGAACCGATTATTTAAAGGGAGTAGTCTGGATAAAAGACCTTGGAAGCATATACGAAAAAAACTCAAGAGTAAAAGAAATTACTAACTTTTTTGTAAAAAATTCAAACCTTAATCTATCTCAGGAAAGAGAATTTATTAATAAAATTATTGATTTAATTAGAACTGACCTTACAACTGAGATGGTCAGGGACGGTAAAGAATTTACTGAACTTGAAGGTATAATAGCATCAGAGTATGCAAGGATTCAAAGAAAAGATGAGAAAATAGTTAAAATTTTAAGAGAGTATAGGCTCCCAAAAACTCATGGTGATGAATTACCTCAAACAACAGAAGGTATATTAATTTCAATTTCTGATAAGATTGATACAATTATCTCTCTCTTAGCTAACGGCTACAAGATAAAAGGTTCAAAGGATCCCCTTGGGCTCAAAAGAACCCTTTATTCAACATTTTATTTAATAATAGAAAAGGACATAAGATTTGACCTTGAAAAATTAATTGAACTAGTGATAAATCTTTTGAGAAAACAAAACATTAGAATTAACGTAAAAGCTCAAGAAATAGAGAAAGAGATCTTAAGGAGATTTGAGAATTATCTTGAAGAACTAAAAGGTATAAGATACGATTTTGTAGATGCTACAATAGAGAGTGAAACTAAAAATTTGTATCTAATATACAAAAAAGCCTTAGTTTTACAAGAGTATTTCCAGAAAGAGAAAGAAATGTTTGAAAAAATCATAATCGGACAAAAAAGAGCATACAATATAATAAGGGATCAAAAGTTGAGTGGAGAAATTAGAGAAGATCTCTTTGAAAAAATTGAAGAGAAAGTGCTTTTTGAGAAAGTAAAGGAAATTGAACCTATTTTTTTGATTCATATGGAAAAAGAAAACTTTGAGGAGGCCTTAAAAGAACTTTTAAAACTAAGAGAACCTATAGACAGATTTTTTGATAATGTATTTGTAATGACGGAGAATATAGAATTAAGAGAGAATCGATTGAATTTGCTTAAAAGAGTTTGGGAAATTTTTAGGAAGTATGGAGATTTATCTAAAGTTGTGGTTTAA
- a CDS encoding electron transfer flavoprotein subunit beta/FixA family protein, with protein MKILVLVKRVPDTGVPIKVKSDGSGIDLSSIPFVMNPYDEYALEAALRVKEKKENVEIVLLSLGSEDYKETLRHGLAMGADRAKLIKYEKVSELDSFQIANLLLEEIKKENPDAIFCGKKAVDDERNYIHIYLATKIQKPFIYGAVNLEVDNSSFKVTKEAEKGLVVYEVPFNSFIIFDKCQFEPRYPSLRGIMMAKSKKMDEIVVSNLVDKKIETLKFESPPARKAGKIINLPFPDNVKELVRLLKEEAKVL; from the coding sequence ATGAAAATTTTGGTGTTAGTTAAAAGAGTTCCAGATACAGGCGTACCCATAAAGGTAAAATCAGACGGTAGTGGTATAGACCTTTCATCAATACCATTTGTTATGAATCCTTACGATGAATATGCTTTGGAAGCTGCTTTAAGAGTAAAAGAAAAAAAAGAAAATGTGGAAATAGTCTTACTTTCACTCGGTAGTGAAGATTATAAAGAAACACTGAGACACGGACTTGCTATGGGTGCAGATAGAGCAAAACTTATTAAATACGAAAAAGTAAGTGAACTTGATTCATTTCAAATAGCAAACCTTTTACTTGAAGAAATCAAAAAAGAAAATCCAGATGCTATCTTTTGCGGAAAAAAGGCCGTTGACGATGAAAGAAACTATATTCATATATATCTAGCTACAAAAATTCAAAAGCCTTTTATTTATGGCGCAGTAAATCTTGAGGTAGATAATTCAAGTTTTAAAGTAACAAAGGAAGCCGAGAAGGGGCTCGTTGTATACGAAGTCCCATTTAACTCTTTTATTATATTTGACAAGTGTCAATTTGAACCAAGGTATCCATCTTTAAGAGGAATAATGATGGCAAAATCTAAGAAGATGGATGAGATAGTAGTATCAAACTTAGTGGATAAAAAGATTGAGACACTAAAATTTGAGTCACCTCCAGCAAGGAAAGCTGGAAAAATTATAAATTTGCCTTTTCCTGATAATGTTAAGGAGCTTGTAAGGCTGTTAAAGGAAGAAGCCAAAGTTCTTTAA